CGAGGCGCTCCGGCGAGGAACTCCGGCGAGATGCACACGGCGCGGTTGCCGTGAAGCCGGACCCTGCCCGCCATCTTCGCCAGCGCCGGCGGCACCTCGCCCTCCAGCAGGTTGCCGTCCAGCCCCAGGTAGGTGACGTTGCGCAGCGACTCCCCCAGCGACGCCGGGATCGTGCCCGTGAGGCCGGCGTCGGAGAGGCCCACGGCGGAGATGCCCTTCAGGCCGGCGAACATGTCGGCCGGCACGCGCCCGCCGAGGCGACGGTTGCCGCTGAGGTACATCTCCCTGATCGCCGTCATGCCGCGGAGCGCGGCCGgcacgccgccggtgagccggtTGTTGGAGAGGTCGAGCAGCTCGAGCGACGCGAGCCCGCCGAGCTCTCCCGGGATCGGGCCGGCCAGCGTGTTGGAGGAGAGGTCGAGCTTGACGAGCTGCGTGAGGCCGCCGATTGCGCGGGGgatgccgccggcgaggaggttggAGCTCAGGTCGAGGATCTTGACGTTGGCGAGTCCCTGGACGAGCGCGCTCGGGATGCGGCCGGCGAAGCGGCTGCCGGAGAGGACGAGctgctcgaggcgcgggaaggGCGTGGACGGGAGGTCGCCGGACAGGCCGGAGGAGGctacgacgaggcggcggaggagcgggaggctggcggcggagatggcgaggcggccggtgaGCGCGGGGTTGTTGACGAGCACGAGGTCCTGGAGCGTGGGAGGGAGCCgccacgggagcggcgggagaggccgcgcgtcgtcgtcgccgacgaagCAGCCGTAGACGAAGAGGCTGCGGAGGCgcgggaaggaggcggcgaggaggccggaggtgaggagcgtggcggcggagggcgccGCGCAGCTCGGATTGGCGGAGAAGTCGGAGACGTAGCCGAGCGAGATGCCGACGACGTGGgacgcgttcccgccgtcgtcgtcgtcgcacgaCACGCCGTGCGGGCCGGCGAGGCAGAGGTCGTCGGGGAAGCTGGCGCGCCAGGGGAAGCCCGGGTTGACTGCCTCGAGCACCGCGTACACGCcctcctgctccgccgccggcagaCGCGGctcgctctccgccgccgccgccgccgcggcgagaaCGGCCACAACGAGGAGGCGACCAAGAATCATTCTCATGGCAAAATGGACAcgttctttgtttgtttctcgTGGTGGTTTAAAGGCCAGGCCGGCGCCGGCAAGCTGTCGGCAAGGACGGCGAAGTTGAAGGAAGGTAAAGGCTGAGGAGAGTAGGGGGAGGCGATTGCAGGCGAGCTACTGCATGATGACTACTCTACGTGTAGCTGATCGCGGCTGCCACAGAAGGTAGCTGCAGGATGCAGCGGCACGGGCAGCGCGTGGTGCCCAcggcaggggaggggaggggaggcagaGCGGCAGGTGGTAGGCATGCAGATTGCCTCAgcctctactccctccgtccaaaaaaaacaaactctgaattttcgtgtccaactttaactatCTGTCTCATATgaagtttttttataattcctattttcattgttgttagatgataaaatatgattaatattttatacgtgacttgtctttttaatttttttcataatttttttaaataagacggacggtcaaacgttagacacggaaatcaaggtttgtcttttttttgacggagggagtactactctaGTACTCCGTTACTCTATGCGTGCAGAGTTGCAGGCAAGGCCAGGAGACCAAAGTTGGGAGGAGATGGATGTGGAGGTTGTTGTCTGTTGTGATCTCTTCTTTCCCTTCTCTCCACATGAAAGTTGAAACCTCCTCCGCCTGCATTTCGGGAGACTGCAATGCGATTGCAAGGACGAAGAGAGGGGTGGTGGATTGTCAGGAAAAGTACAGCAGCAGTTGTTGCTCGAGGAGGAGGAAAGTACTGTAACCTACTACCTGCAGGCTGCTGCAGACCTGCAGTAGTAGCTGCGGCGACCTTTTTGGCTGTTTCATCTCTGGGGGCCGCAGATCCTCTTCACCTCTGGAGTGTGTGGACCTGGACCACCATGCTCATATTCTTGTACCACAGGGCACAGTACCTTGTTACTCCGATCTGATCTCTATTCTCGGAACGAGGAGTATTGATTTCTAGTGTAGTACCAGTGTAACGTACTGTTGGCAATGGTTCGGGCACGGGCAAACCGGCAGAGCAAGAGCGATCCAAGACCCGACATCTTCTTATACCAATGGGTTtattagggaaaaaaaaaaggcacccATACCCACTTACCCATGTATAAAAATAGAATATCCATGTACTTCGCATGATGTTTACCTATTTTTGAACGTTAATATATGGTTTAATTATAGTATGGTTTTTTTACCTGTCATATACTTGTATAATTTGTTTACTTGCTTTTGAATGTTAATGTTAAAACTAAGGTTACCTAACATCGTCGTGATCGTTTGATTATTGTGTAGAATTACAAGTGCTCTATGTTAGTGCAGTGAGTATGCGTACAAACCCACACGGGTGTGAATATAAGGAAAATCTTGCAACCGAGAGCAGATGTGGGTGTTGGAATAGAAATTTAATTATCACATGTGTGGATATGGAGTAAGAAAACTTGATGGGTGTACACTTGTTGCCATCTCTACACTTGACTCATGCTGATAGCCTTGCGAGTTGCGAGGCAGGAATCAATGCCTATACACATGCCATGCCCATGCCCCACGCACACAAATAATCCGGTGGATACGCATCATGTTTTCATAACATGAGTAATATCTTCATAGATACTAATTAAAACACACCCTTTATACACCATCaccctccttctccttctcctccgagCTCGAGAAGAGAGATAAGTGAGGAGGAAACAATTGAGGGCAAAAATTAGCTAGggttttattttcattttagttgcatatatacatgtTGTGATTAAATGGACAAAATATGTCGAAGTACTTAAGGGATTGGTCAGAACCACCTAAAAGCATATATAAGGGATTGGTCGTGACCAACTCAAAACCAGCGTGGTGAACGGGCGAGACGGCGGAAATTTGAAGGGCGCGCAACAGGCCAAGCGACCGAGCAAAGAAAAATCGGATGGaaataaagagaaaaataaaagaaagggaaagataCGTCGGAAAAACTAAAAAATGTTATGGAAAaatttaaatatagaaaaaccGCTACAGGAGTTGTGCCATGCCAGCCCACATGCTTCAGCGTCGGCCCACGAACGCTGGACGGGCTGTGCTGACATGACCAATAAAATCACGTGTCCTTGCCATGCCGGGACAACACGACCCATTTTGCTAACTATATGCTGGCTATTAGCACTAGTGGCGTCGGACTCATCCACCCATCCTGTACGCTGCCCATGCTGAATCTACCATGGGGACTAACGGGGCTTGAGCCCCACTACCAACGTTAGGATAATGGGTGCCCTACGGAGTCTCCTCTAAAATTAtttgccatatatatatatgaaaaaagttTAAGTTTTATCTAGTTTATTAAATCACACTACTGACGCTGCCCACAATATAATATCACATGCTGGACACAAGGCATGTGTAAAATGGAGTATacaaagggtgtgtttagttcacacaaaaattggaagtttgatcgAAATTAAaacaatgtgatgaaaaagttgaaagtttatgtgtgtagaaaagttttaatgtgatgaaaaagttgaaagtttgaagaaaaagtttacaACTAAACAGGGCTTtatgtgtatagaaaagttttggatgtgatgtgatgcgaTGGAAAGTTAAAAATTTAGGCTAGTTGagagtgaactaaacacggcctaaacaAGGCCAAACTGGCTAGCATGCTGGAGTACAGAGAAAAGAAGTGAAAAATTTCAGAGCTTTGGCAGGCGTCGCCGACAAGCCGACAGCCCGCCCCGGCTATGGGCTAGTAGTTGTAGTTCTAGCCTACTAGGAGTAGCGAGTATACGTAGCTGCTACCGTATCGTCGATCTCAAGCTAGAGATATGGCGGATAAATACTGGATCCTACCCGTAAACtcatcaactgaaaaagtttcAGGGATGGGCACAGAGCGTACGTATAGCTAGCGGCGATTTGCTTCTGCTGATTTCCtgcaggcggcgcgcgcggaATCGAGAGAATCTCTCTGGTTTTCTCTCTCTATCGAATGCGTGTGTGTCGGTGTCGAATTGGTCAGGATTCCAAGAGAGAGCATGCATTACATTACATGCAGCCGATCGTGAGAGCAGAGGAACAGAGTATGCCGTAGACCAAAACCGTGACAAGCCGATCGTACGCGCCGTTGGAGATAACCACCTCATACTCAGAAGGTATTTTTGTACTATCAcatgctccctccgtccaaaaaactTCGTATGAGGTTGGTTTTTTCGACGGGACGAGTtcatatcaaaatatatataagatCGTTAACTTTTGTTCATCTTACTCAcaaaattagtataaatatataataatataaattaagattatagtttatttaatgataaaataagtcacaataaaataaattatattttatatatttttaagtataaaataaattatattttatatatttttaagtataaaataaatgatcaaacattatgtgaaaagtcaacggtgttatatatttttaagatgaagggagtatatccATCGCACTCTACCATCTCACGGAAGTTGATTTTTCACTAATGAAAAAACATTAAGGGATACTAGATTGACACTAGTTACTACTCCTCCAAAATATAGGGtacaactattttttaaaaaatgtttcataatACAAGTCGTGTATACATGTTTGTAATTAATTAGCATCTCCTCTTctctaaattattattttttaaatctaaCACTCTTAAGATCTCTAATTAATTGGTTGCATGTATTGTATTAGTTGGTGTGATTCAAACgataagatgataataattgtttcttaaTCTTTAGGTTAAGGGTGGTTATGCTttataatttgaaatggagggaatagTATGTAGCATCAGCATCACAGAAAAGCTGTATGATAATGTCACTGGTAAGAAACAAAATACTACCttcgttgttttttttaatagacaACTCTTTAGATGATTAGttttattaagaaaaatataaatatgacaAATATAAGTAATGGATAAAGTTCccttaataataaaacaaagtcataataaaataaacaatatttataaGACGAACAAACAAATATCATGTTAGTAGTTAACGGcaccatatattaaaaaatagagggagtataataaaaatgtaaattattttgattCTAGTAAATAAACTAGATCTGGAGGGAGTGACgaaacttaaaaaattataagtgTGTTGGGATTGAACATTGGACCTCAGAGTTGAAACCACAAACCCCATGATACTacactatcaagtgcatcttATTTTGATGCTAGTCATGCATTACATTTTTGTAAGCTGAATACCTCAACCAACAACTATGATCATGGTTATTCCTCCTTCTGTAGATACTATaagcaggggcggatctacagtaCAATGACAGGTGTCGggcgacaccgacgactttcaGCAAAACCTATAGCGAAACTACTTATCCTTATGTTATAATACCTTGATTTAAGCATAATTAGCATATTATGACACTGATAGATACGTTATGACACCAACAAATtaattttctggatccgcctCTGACTATAAGTAGCTATTATCACATAATAGATCTacatttcttttcaaaaaaaaaaaaataatagatccACATGCATGGTTCCGCAACATAACTGGACATGAACCAGCAACGTTTTCCGTGATGCTCCATTATAAATTCTATATCCTTGCTCATCAATTTGGTAATACAATCAACTTACTATGACGATAATCAAGCCACTCACCTCATCTATTGTTGCTGATGTGCCGAGTAGATACTGACAATAGAATGTTCATCTATTCATCTGGGTTACTCCAATATCTCACCATCACGTGGGTATAAGCTGATTGTAAAAGTTATATAAGGCCATCTACAATGGATACCCCTGGGTCGTCCCCTCACTGATGGGTATTCGCTTTTCCGTCCACGCCGGCTCCCCATGATGAAGCGCGTCCCCCGGCTGAGGGACGCGTCTCTCACCGCTTTTTAGCCAAGCAACGCAGCCAAGAGATACATTGGGGGGCGACGGGCTCCTGTGGATATCGGTTCCCCAGCTCGTATTCCTATTCCCCCCTTGGCAGAGATGAAGTCTCCACTGGCCGACGATgacgaagagggagagaggagcttCGTCGCGACCACCGGGACCGGGATGGCTTCTTCCGCGTCCTTCCAGAGCGCGGCATGGCCAGGATGGTGCCGAGACAGACCcatgagagagaaagagagagagagagagcggcgagcagcggcggtgaTGGATTCGCGGGGGAGTAGGTGGCTCTCCTCGTCAACCTCGCCGACGAagctccggcggcagcggcggtccTCTTCGTCGCCCTCGCGACCCGCGCGGTGCTCGCCGTTCGCCACCTCGACCGCCGCGACCCGTGCGGCACTCGCCGTCCGCCTTGcgctcgccgtccgccgcctcgaccgccgcgaCCTGCGCGACGCTCACCGTCCGCCGGCGCAACCCCCGCGACCCGCGCGGCGCTCGCCGACCGCTGCCGAGCCGCGCGCGCTCGCCGTCCGCTTTgctgagagatagagagagagagagggagagagcagaGAGCAAGTTGAGGGAGGGAGTGAGCGGAGAGACGGGCGAcaagaaagagggaggagagagagacacGTTGCCGGCAGGGGTAGGAGAGGAAATTAATATCTTTGACTTTTTGGTTGGGATACCCACTGTGGGATAGAATACCTTTATTCAGTACGTTGCTTTGGGTTTTAAAGAACCTACTTAGCTGTGGCCTCCATTGTGAGCTGAGTTCCCCTACGAGTGTAGGAGTGGCTCACATTGTAGATGCCCTAATGTCTCATGACTATACAAAGTCCACATATATAGTTTGCAGAACTCAATGATAACAAAAAGGAGCATATATGGTAAGGCTGGAAGACTGGAACGGCATTTAATTTGCGCGTAGAGATGTGCAAGCGCATCCTTTACTCGAATGGAATTGCTACATAAAGCGCCCTAAGATTCGTGCaaagttagtaaaaaaaattcacagCCATGGGTACAAAGGTGGAGTCAAACCTACGACCTGTTAAACAGGGTGCTTGCTGAACGAGCCAACACACCTCATATGTATTTTCTTGTCAAGTTACATACTCGTTTATCAGGTACATTGTAACTATAGtttataatgtaattacactttaattatactagcaaaaataaccgtacgttgcaacgggtgaaaaaattctaatgataatatacgttttttTATACATAATCATAATCATGTGACATGACAATTTTTGTATGGATCATTTGTAGTTAGGACAATCAAAAAATCTGAACATCTTCGATATAATGGCCCAACCTCGACGATAACAATCTTACCGATGTTTGCTTTACCTAAAATAATTAGATTATTCATGTGACAACatgcatataatctaaaatactCTTTCAATCTCATTCGTACAACCAGTAataggatcaatcaaatcctACACTGCCTCGCATGGTCAAATCTATATAAAATAGAGTCATTGTGCACTCTTCTATAAATAACAACTAAAAagatgtttattttttaatattattttcatatctaTGTTATCAAGAATAATAGCTATACTTAACAAAAATATTCTGATAATTGCATACAGAGGCGGCGTGCAGGGTTTCTAACACAGGAGAATAGATGAGGAAACAAAACCGTGCaggagatagaaaaaaaaatcgatggatcctatccaACCCAAGCATTCATCAATTTTATCTCGCATTGAGTCGGAAGGTTTTAAGGAGCGGTTCTTATTATAAACGACATCTTTTTTTCTCGTGTTGAGTCGGACAGTTTTCTCTAACCTTTTTTTAAATGATGATTTTTTTCTCGCGTTGAGTCAGACGGTTTTCTCGAAccgtttttagaaataattattttttctcgTGTTAAATCCGATTGTTTtttgattccttttttttataaacagtgtttttttagctttttcagagcggcttttttttataaacagtgTATTTTTCATGCCCAGTTTTCTCAAaacatttttcaaaaatggcgcatttctttctgacatttttttcctagcttgttttctttttgctttttttttcgggcgttcttttgcttgttttttctgacatttttctcggatgttttttttgcttattttttcggacatttttttcttgttttttctcaagtgtttttttgcttttttttccaatacagGAGAATAGATGATGAAATGAAAGCAGTGTAGGAGATGGATAAAAAATTGACTCATCCTATCCGACCCAAGCATCCATCAatttagcctttttttttctcagagtTTTCTCAAAGcaacctttttttaaaaatggtgttttacctttttttttcttacgcggttttttcaaaccatttttttttagaaatggcgcgttttttctaacagttttttacttgcatgtttttttattttttacggatgatggaatttttttcttgcgcgttttttcagttttttactGACGACGGAAACCTTTTTCAAGCTTTTTTTTGCGCTTTTTCTGGCATAttttctcacgcgtttttttttactttttcgtCCCTTGTTTTTTAAACCCTTTTTTTCTTACatgcattttttctttttagttgtATGATGAaaacttttctttttaaatagtttgattagattagattagagatagagaagagatatatacggACTACTAAAACGGATAGAaaaattggacttttttttgcCGTGCTTTTTTCCGCcttttttacttttcttttcttgcttgttttttttattttttacgaacagtttttttttccactttCTGAGGGAATCGAACGGACcatttttagatgttttttcagcttttttttattatttttttcgaatTTTGTTCCGCCCCTTTTTTCggaatttttttgtttttccgccacttttctttttcttttttctgcccgaactttttatttataataaataattacccttaaattaaacaattagtAAATCGTTGGGGGGATTTACAGGAGTAGGATGGACGCTAATACAGAAAGCTAATACAGAAAGCGTTCAGAATTGGACGCCGTTGTAAACAACGTCCATACTTGGACGCTGTTGGAACCAGCGTCCACCTCCCTGGTGCAGCCAAGCCACGAATAGAGTGAGAACAATCAAAAGAAAACCCTGACAatcaaaagaaaaccctaactcTAGCGATGAGCGCTCGATCGTGCATGCCGGCAGCCGGCCATGCATCGTTGTAACTCATATACGAGTTCACCCTCTCTACGACTTTGATCCATCCGCTTCATCGTCCAAGTCActctcgtcgtcgacgccggggCCTTCGATTTGTCTATGTTTTACGGTGCCACCAATCCTGCAATCCAGCCACGGCGCCGTGTGTATTGGCAGCTCTCTCGTCTTGAGGCAACAGGTTTGCCCTGCAATTTATATCACGCATGCATGTCTTTTCACTTATAGCATGTCTCTGCTCACCCTCATctaattagcattaattgataTGTACTACATTGTTCATACCTATACTTGATATATGACATGAGTGTTTTATtgaatatatgtatagattattATCCAACTAGTAGACATATACCAtgcctttgttaattgttgagTTCGTTTGGAAGACACAGCCAGGAAATAAAATGACTATTGTTCATTGACATTTTTAATAAGCTAAAcaacattttttaaaacttgAAAGGATATATCAGCAGATTATTATCTAACTTAAAGTTAATTATATAACTTGTTTTGCTAACTTGTTTAGTTTGTTTTGTAGAGTTGACTGAGAAAAAATGATTATTGTTCTAGTGTATGTTGATGGGAGAATACAATATGGAGCTAAGGGTGCAGAATATAATATTCCTCCAAAAATAACTTTTCCGGCAGTGGAGGCTACAACCTTTGAGGAAGTCAAAAAAGAAATTTTTCAGGCCCTTGGATACACTGAGGATCATTGTGCAATGAATATCCAAGCTCGGTTTGATATCAGAAATCCTGGACCACAATATTTTCAATTGATTCCTATTTATGAAGACAGGGGATGGAGGATGATATTTGAGAAGACATGTGGGCAGGTTGTTGAGCTTTATGTTGAATGCGCCTATACGGAAGCAAGATTAAGTCGATTAAGTCAGGTTAAGAGTACAACCTTGGTTGCATCAACTAGGCATTCAAAAATGGATGGCTCAGGTGTTTCTTTGGAGCCAGGTACAGTTCATTCATAAGCAAAGGTTGTACCCACTTTAGCAGATGGTCTGCATTCAACAACAGTTTAGTTGTCTTCACCTATCAACCAGGATAATGTGGTTTTCGAAACACAACCAACTATAGATGATGATAATACTGCAGAAGACACATATGTTGGTGAGGATAGATTTGGACTGGACGATGACAACGAGCAGGATTGTGATGGTGCCCTTGATAATAGTTCAGATGATGAGCCCCCAGAACCACGAGTTGTT
The Oryza sativa Japonica Group chromosome 6, ASM3414082v1 DNA segment above includes these coding regions:
- the LOC4341578 gene encoding protein TOO MANY MOUTHS, translating into MRMILGRLLVVAVLAAAAAAAESEPRLPAAEQEGVYAVLEAVNPGFPWRASFPDDLCLAGPHGVSCDDDDGGNASHVVGISLGYVSDFSANPSCAAPSAATLLTSGLLAASFPRLRSLFVYGCFVGDDDARPLPPLPWRLPPTLQDLVLVNNPALTGRLAISAASLPLLRRLVVASSGLSGDLPSTPFPRLEQLVLSGSRFAGRIPSALVQGLANVKILDLSSNLLAGGIPRAIGGLTQLVKLDLSSNTLAGPIPGELGGLASLELLDLSNNRLTGGVPAALRGMTAIREMYLSGNRRLGGRVPADMFAGLKGISAVGLSDAGLTGTIPASLGESLRNVTYLGLDGNLLEGEVPPALAKMAGRVRLHGNRAVCISPEFLAGAPRPRIAGVPSCNATQAAPVTRRPVVMPVPLASAEKPAAAAPPPPMRIGSCVVVAMLLLMLS